The Thermococcus thermotolerans genome contains a region encoding:
- a CDS encoding NfeD family protein produces MDPLPISLLILGLLVIVLDMMVAAFITPIGVAMVVLGLLMGFGVNFTESFVLALVAAVVAYILVGRYIKRDVRDAGKGKYTFELKGKRGKVVEIGREHYIVELEGDRWIALSENDEKLNIGETVEVVDVDGVKLIVKRVPE; encoded by the coding sequence ATGGATCCACTCCCCATTTCCCTTTTGATTCTCGGACTGCTCGTAATAGTCCTTGACATGATGGTGGCGGCATTTATAACCCCAATCGGGGTGGCAATGGTAGTCCTCGGCCTCCTGATGGGCTTTGGCGTGAACTTCACCGAGAGCTTTGTCCTGGCCCTCGTAGCTGCAGTTGTGGCTTACATCCTCGTCGGCAGGTACATAAAGAGGGACGTCCGGGATGCCGGAAAGGGCAAGTACACCTTCGAGCTTAAGGGCAAGCGTGGAAAGGTCGTCGAGATAGGCAGGGAGCACTACATAGTCGAGCTTGAGGGGGACAGGTGGATAGCCCTCAGCGAAAACGACGAAAAACTGAATATAGGGGAGACCGTCGAAGTCGTTGACGTTGACGGAGTTAAACTCATAGTGAAAAGGGTTCCGGAATAA
- a CDS encoding amidohydrolase family protein, which yields MKALVGTIVDWEGVRENSAVVIDGPAIRDVVPVDRLGEYGIDEVYGGKGYLILPGFVNAHTHVAMAKFRGLGEDIPIEQWLNDVIWPAELEWTPEEIRRWALLGMAEALANGSTTINDHYFFADEIAEAARDLGIRAFVGQTVMDAVDFPLAKPEEGFRFFRRWDGKDELVQPTLAPHATNTVSLELMREIGEFARERNALVHVHLSQSMGEVETVKRRYGLMPVEYLERAGVLDDHLIGVHGIYLSEKEVPLYAKSGATLVHCSLSMAKLEGRMAPIIELAQNGTNIALGNDSPNPVGMMDPFEEMRFAAVLNKVWRRRTDVASAREVFRWATVGGAKALKLKAGLIKPGYLADLVLINARKPQFLPGENLYSHIVYSTRGSDVELVMVNGEVVYRNGLFTRIGKTLGELWEEVREYLPG from the coding sequence ATGAAGGCACTTGTCGGAACCATCGTGGACTGGGAGGGCGTTAGGGAGAACTCTGCGGTTGTAATAGATGGGCCTGCAATCAGAGACGTCGTTCCGGTCGACAGGCTCGGTGAGTACGGTATCGATGAGGTCTACGGGGGAAAGGGATACCTGATTCTGCCGGGATTCGTCAACGCCCATACCCACGTCGCGATGGCGAAGTTCAGGGGACTCGGCGAGGACATTCCCATCGAGCAGTGGCTGAACGATGTTATCTGGCCAGCGGAGCTTGAATGGACTCCTGAGGAGATACGTCGCTGGGCCCTTCTCGGAATGGCGGAGGCCCTGGCAAACGGCTCGACGACGATAAACGACCACTACTTCTTTGCGGACGAGATAGCGGAGGCGGCAAGGGATCTTGGAATCAGGGCGTTTGTGGGTCAGACCGTCATGGACGCGGTGGACTTCCCACTGGCCAAACCCGAGGAAGGGTTCCGCTTCTTCAGGCGCTGGGACGGAAAGGATGAGCTTGTCCAGCCGACTCTGGCGCCCCACGCCACAAATACGGTTTCCCTTGAGCTGATGCGTGAAATCGGGGAGTTCGCCCGCGAGAGAAACGCACTAGTTCACGTCCATCTATCCCAGAGTATGGGGGAGGTTGAGACGGTAAAGCGGCGCTATGGCCTAATGCCCGTGGAGTACCTTGAAAGGGCCGGTGTCCTGGACGATCACCTGATCGGTGTTCACGGCATCTACCTGAGTGAAAAAGAGGTTCCCCTCTACGCGAAAAGTGGCGCCACGCTCGTCCACTGCTCCCTGAGCATGGCGAAGCTCGAAGGCAGGATGGCCCCTATAATCGAGCTGGCCCAGAATGGCACGAACATAGCTCTCGGCAACGACTCCCCGAACCCCGTCGGAATGATGGATCCCTTTGAGGAGATGCGCTTTGCCGCGGTTCTCAACAAGGTCTGGCGGAGAAGGACTGACGTTGCCAGTGCCAGAGAGGTCTTCCGCTGGGCAACAGTCGGCGGGGCTAAGGCTTTGAAGCTGAAGGCGGGCCTGATAAAACCTGGCTATCTCGCGGACCTTGTGCTGATAAACGCAAGAAAGCCCCAGTTCCTTCCGGGGGAGAACCTGTATTCCCACATCGTCTACTCAACGAGGGGCAGTGACGTCGAGCTGGTGATGGTGAACGGGGAAGTGGTTTACAGAAACGGCCTGTTCACAAGGATAGGGAAAACGCTGGGGGAGCTGTGGGAGGAGGTCAGGGAATACCTGCCCGGCTGA